One window from the genome of Spirosoma rhododendri encodes:
- a CDS encoding COR domain-containing protein, with the protein MKTKNFKLEIEAKYGLKFVETITRVDVAQISEDTYQLNEKGDIIGLTVRGRNANSTENLSASNLYEILELLPFLQRLRLNNFISVDLNKIAKLRELTHLNISYNNVTHLEPISTMISLRELHFSNNLVVDIEPICKLKNLRVIHGLENKIENINFLRELKLLEEINFSNNRIENLEIFSYPNRIHFAWFYNNNIVYIHNATNTLHLKQFGLGRNNIEEIDFLTSFLGVEELQLIDNHITDINPIGLLRNLIELRIDNNKIYDISPLENNEKLTSLEIEKNLIKDVSALGQLHSLTYINLRANKITNVEPLKELSNLEGLDLSYNDIKLFPFWITESAMTMKWEGDYASRKGINLYKNPIADVPIEILKKGTLSVSRYLQKILLDGQDFMYETKLILVGEGSGGKTSLQKRLINDKASLPKTDTRTRGIKISDWVFKKASKRKHIAHIWDFGGQDVYYPVHRFFITENSVFVLLASTRQTHHNFDYWIPTIYQFGGSSPVIIGQTCHDGNRVSWSDLGLYMSNSNFNIVKTQELPYYEINLPNQNDGLEKIKSVIKDQLINLPHYGKGIPRSWVQVRNLLGTISMKHPCISFEYFQEMCKTINEQIFNNYTDVSDCCQFLHDVGVVLWYSKNEELKNWVILQPEWAMNAVYKIIDDEKVQVRRGNIIADDFSRLWQDESYISKHSILKKMLEIFKIAFPKKHRNEDYIIPARLVSIPSENIWKNKASTLTLTYRYEFMPRGLVNQVSAELSRYITNEKEVWNNAVNLYLDNGRAECQVIENFYDRKITIKVSGVDSRALITLVMNSLQNINDGYKGVKTTVSVPCLCNYCKGSENASTFPYHKLLEWSLSKDFVVCNESNDKVIINELLYNVGLPSNTTNKQNTMKRTITLFLASSSELRADRENFEIFINRENKRLNNENVFIRLELWEDFIDALSASSLQDEYNKAIEDSDIFVSLFFTKVGKFTEEEFAKAYEKFRKAGRPLIYTYFKNAPVNSNDIKEEDIISKFRFEEKLRLLGHYPSVYTDIENLKSQFRSQLDKIMPKLIS; encoded by the coding sequence ATGAAAACGAAAAATTTTAAGCTAGAGATTGAAGCTAAATATGGATTAAAATTCGTGGAAACAATTACACGCGTTGATGTAGCCCAAATTAGCGAGGATACATACCAATTAAATGAGAAAGGCGATATCATAGGTCTTACTGTTAGAGGAAGAAATGCAAACTCAACTGAAAATCTGAGTGCTAGTAACTTATATGAAATATTAGAATTGTTACCATTTTTACAGAGACTAAGACTAAATAATTTTATATCAGTTGACCTAAACAAGATTGCAAAGTTAAGAGAGTTAACTCATCTTAATATAAGTTATAATAACGTAACTCATCTAGAACCAATATCAACAATGATTTCATTGAGAGAGCTTCATTTCTCAAATAATTTGGTGGTTGATATTGAACCGATTTGTAAACTTAAAAATTTGAGAGTTATTCATGGCCTTGAAAACAAAATAGAAAATATAAATTTCCTTAGAGAACTAAAACTATTAGAAGAAATAAATTTTTCGAACAATAGAATAGAAAATCTGGAAATTTTCAGTTACCCTAATAGGATACATTTTGCATGGTTCTATAATAACAACATAGTTTATATACACAATGCAACGAATACTCTTCATTTAAAGCAATTTGGTCTTGGCAGAAATAATATTGAAGAAATAGATTTCTTAACATCTTTTCTAGGTGTTGAAGAATTACAATTGATAGATAATCATATAACAGACATCAATCCAATAGGCTTACTACGTAATTTGATTGAGCTAAGAATTGATAACAATAAAATTTATGACATAAGTCCTCTTGAAAACAATGAGAAATTAACTTCTTTAGAAATAGAAAAAAATTTAATAAAAGATGTATCAGCTCTTGGTCAACTTCATTCACTCACGTATATAAACTTAAGAGCAAATAAAATTACTAACGTAGAACCTTTGAAAGAACTAAGTAATCTAGAAGGGCTAGATTTATCCTACAACGACATCAAATTATTTCCGTTTTGGATAACTGAATCTGCCATGACAATGAAGTGGGAGGGCGATTACGCCTCGCGTAAAGGAATAAACTTGTACAAAAATCCCATTGCCGATGTACCAATTGAGATATTAAAAAAAGGGACATTGTCTGTATCTAGGTACTTGCAAAAAATACTTTTAGACGGACAAGATTTTATGTACGAAACTAAATTAATTCTAGTAGGTGAAGGAAGTGGTGGTAAAACTTCTCTTCAGAAGAGATTGATAAATGATAAGGCTTCATTACCGAAAACAGATACACGTACTAGAGGAATAAAAATTAGCGATTGGGTTTTTAAAAAAGCTTCTAAAAGAAAGCACATTGCTCACATATGGGATTTCGGCGGACAGGACGTTTATTACCCCGTCCATCGATTTTTTATAACAGAAAATTCAGTTTTCGTTCTGTTAGCTTCAACTAGACAAACGCATCATAACTTTGATTATTGGATACCTACCATTTATCAGTTTGGAGGAAGTAGCCCAGTTATAATAGGGCAGACTTGTCACGATGGAAACAGAGTTTCTTGGAGCGACTTGGGTTTGTACATGTCTAATTCTAATTTTAATATAGTAAAGACTCAAGAGCTACCATATTATGAAATAAACTTACCTAACCAAAATGACGGTTTAGAAAAAATAAAGTCTGTTATAAAAGATCAACTAATTAATTTGCCGCATTATGGAAAAGGGATTCCTAGGTCTTGGGTTCAAGTAAGAAATTTACTTGGAACTATTTCCATGAAGCATCCATGTATTAGTTTCGAGTATTTTCAAGAAATGTGTAAAACAATTAATGAGCAAATTTTTAATAATTACACTGATGTATCCGATTGTTGTCAGTTCCTTCACGACGTTGGAGTTGTGTTATGGTACTCTAAAAATGAGGAATTAAAAAACTGGGTAATATTACAGCCTGAGTGGGCAATGAACGCCGTTTATAAAATTATTGATGATGAAAAAGTACAAGTGCGAAGAGGTAATATAATAGCTGATGATTTTTCTAGATTATGGCAAGATGAATCATATATTAGTAAACATAGTATATTAAAAAAAATGCTAGAAATTTTTAAGATAGCATTTCCAAAGAAACACAGGAACGAAGATTATATAATTCCCGCACGTCTTGTTTCTATACCTAGTGAGAATATATGGAAAAACAAAGCATCTACACTTACATTAACCTATAGGTATGAATTTATGCCAAGAGGATTGGTTAATCAGGTAAGTGCTGAACTAAGTAGATATATTACCAATGAGAAAGAGGTTTGGAATAATGCAGTCAATTTATATTTAGATAATGGTCGAGCTGAATGTCAAGTTATCGAGAACTTTTATGATAGAAAGATAACTATAAAAGTAAGCGGCGTAGACTCCAGAGCTTTAATTACTTTAGTAATGAACTCATTGCAAAATATCAATGATGGATATAAAGGAGTTAAAACAACGGTCTCTGTTCCCTGCTTGTGTAACTACTGCAAAGGGAGTGAAAATGCTAGTACATTTCCGTATCATAAACTTCTTGAATGGTCATTAAGTAAAGATTTTGTCGTGTGCAATGAAAGCAACGACAAAGTTATCATTAATGAATTATTGTATAACGTAGGATTACCTTCTAACACAACAAACAAGCAAAACACAATGAAACGAACAATTACACTCTTTCTTGCATCTTCGTCCGAATTAAGGGCTGACAGAGAAAATTTTGAAATATTTATTAATAGAGAAAACAAAAGATTGAATAATGAAAACGTATTTATTAGACTAGAATTATGGGAAGACTTTATTGATGCACTTTCTGCATCTAGTCTTCAAGATGAATATAATAAAGCTATTGAAGATAGCGATATATTTGTAAGTCTTTTTTTTACAAAGGTAGGTAAGTTTACGGAAGAAGAATTTGCCAAGGCATACGAAAAATTTAGAAAGGCAGGCAGACCCTTGATTTATACTTACTTTAAAAATGCACCAGTTAACTCAAACGATATTAAAGAAGAAGACATTATTAGCAAATTCAGGTTTGAAGAGAAACTACGCCTTTTAGGACATTACCCTTCTGTTTATACTGACATAGAAAATTTAAAATCACAGTTCAGGTCGCAGCTAGATAAAATAATGCCTAAACTTATATCTTAA
- a CDS encoding TonB-dependent receptor, with translation MTDSYRLYRLLTGVFIGLFTLSAAWGQSVRGHITDATTGADLPGVAILVQGTTTGAITDASGQYVLTTEPGSYTLQISFVGYTTQRQPVQVTAGSATTLDVRLIESLASLNEVVVIGSRSTQARSSTQTVAPVDVIQSRDLLATGRIDITQQLNFVAPSFNSSRQTVSDGTDHVDPATLRGLGPDQVLVLLNGKRQHNQALINLNGTIGRGSVGTDLNAIPSTAIERVEVLRDGASSQYGSDAIAGVINLRLKEQPGTTVNAQLGQQYKGDGQIAQIGINHGFKLGQKGVLSLTGELRHRGATNRAGDYTGPVYVNWNVGQQTGETAASYVARRQQLYQQDQALIQQNNFDRRNNLQVGQARVENAGFFLNARMPITGTNASVYATGGLNYRRGLAGGFYRYPYQTTQVISALYPNGFLPNIQSTINDQSLLVGVNGENNGWRWDISNVYGGNSFRFDVINSNNASLAYLGATNNPTSFYAGTLSFYQNTADASAAKDFGKQLGLTSFNVAGGLTYRNDQYRIKPGEAASYLNFSPQTGQTGGAQVFPGYQPANAVNATRHVYGAYVDLESDITQRLLVDVAGRYEYYTDFGGNLAGKLAARYRFSEAFSLRGSVSNGFRAPSLHQRYFSAISTVFVSTGTGLEPRQTGTFRNDSPIAQAFGVPSLGAERSTNFSIGITSRPLSNVSLTVDAYQINIQNRIIYSNQFSRGTTGAGLIVATILNNAGQTDVNSAQFFTNAVNTQTRGLDVVIATNPRLSTGTLDITLAANVNQTKLVGDIQRPANIPADATFGNFLFNRQDSARLTLAQPRSKIQLTFNYRLRKFGAVLRLSRFGTVASYDPANPALDETQSPRIVTDLSGSYRVLKNVTITIGANNLLDVYPDPLRVTNYPTPERYGSAALDNSSFGRFVYGRAATQFGFNGGYYFANLSAAF, from the coding sequence ATGACTGACTCCTACCGACTGTACCGGCTCCTGACCGGCGTATTCATCGGGCTATTTACCCTGTCTGCGGCATGGGGGCAATCCGTTCGCGGCCACATTACGGATGCCACGACCGGGGCCGATCTGCCCGGCGTCGCGATTCTGGTGCAGGGAACCACAACCGGGGCCATCACCGACGCCAGCGGGCAATACGTTCTGACGACCGAACCCGGCAGCTATACCCTGCAAATCAGCTTTGTCGGGTACACGACCCAGCGGCAGCCGGTGCAGGTAACGGCGGGCAGTGCCACAACGCTGGATGTCCGGCTGATCGAAAGTCTGGCCAGCCTCAACGAAGTGGTCGTGATTGGCTCCCGATCCACGCAGGCCCGCTCCAGCACGCAGACGGTGGCCCCGGTCGACGTTATTCAGTCGCGGGATCTGCTCGCTACGGGCCGCATCGACATCACCCAGCAGCTCAACTTCGTGGCCCCGTCGTTCAACTCGTCCCGGCAAACGGTGTCCGACGGCACCGACCACGTCGACCCGGCGACGCTGCGCGGGCTTGGCCCTGATCAGGTGCTGGTGCTGCTCAACGGCAAACGGCAACACAATCAGGCACTTATCAACCTCAACGGCACCATCGGCCGGGGGTCGGTGGGTACCGATCTGAACGCCATTCCCAGCACGGCCATCGAGCGGGTGGAGGTGCTGCGCGACGGGGCTTCGTCGCAGTACGGCTCCGACGCCATCGCGGGGGTGATCAACCTGCGGCTGAAAGAGCAGCCCGGCACCACGGTAAACGCGCAGCTGGGGCAACAGTACAAAGGCGACGGGCAGATCGCGCAGATTGGTATCAACCACGGCTTTAAGCTGGGCCAGAAAGGGGTGCTGAGCCTGACCGGTGAGCTGCGGCATCGGGGCGCTACCAACCGGGCTGGCGACTATACCGGGCCGGTTTACGTAAACTGGAACGTGGGCCAGCAAACCGGCGAAACCGCTGCCAGCTACGTAGCGCGACGGCAGCAGCTCTACCAGCAGGATCAGGCCCTGATTCAACAAAACAATTTCGACCGGCGCAACAACCTACAAGTCGGGCAGGCGCGGGTCGAGAACGCCGGTTTCTTCCTGAACGCCCGTATGCCCATTACGGGTACCAACGCCAGTGTCTACGCAACGGGTGGGCTGAACTACCGGCGCGGGCTGGCGGGGGGCTTTTACCGCTACCCCTACCAGACCACGCAGGTTATTTCGGCGCTGTACCCAAACGGGTTTCTGCCCAATATCCAGTCGACCATCAACGATCAGTCGCTGCTGGTGGGTGTCAACGGGGAGAACAACGGCTGGCGGTGGGATATCAGCAATGTGTACGGGGGCAACTCGTTCCGCTTCGACGTAATCAACTCCAACAACGCGTCGCTGGCGTATCTGGGTGCCACCAACAACCCGACCAGTTTCTACGCCGGAACGCTTAGTTTCTACCAGAACACGGCCGATGCCAGCGCGGCCAAAGACTTCGGTAAACAGCTGGGGCTGACGTCGTTCAACGTGGCGGGGGGCCTCACCTACCGCAACGATCAGTACCGGATCAAACCCGGTGAAGCCGCGTCGTACCTGAATTTCAGCCCGCAGACGGGGCAGACCGGGGGCGCGCAGGTGTTTCCGGGGTATCAGCCCGCCAACGCCGTCAACGCCACCCGCCACGTCTACGGGGCCTACGTCGATCTGGAGTCGGACATAACGCAGCGGCTGCTGGTCGATGTGGCGGGCCGGTACGAATACTACACCGATTTCGGGGGGAATCTGGCGGGAAAACTGGCCGCCCGGTACCGCTTCAGCGAAGCGTTTTCGCTGCGCGGGTCGGTGAGCAACGGCTTCCGGGCACCGAGTCTGCACCAGCGGTATTTCAGCGCGATCAGCACGGTCTTCGTCTCGACGGGAACGGGGCTTGAACCGCGTCAGACGGGTACGTTCCGCAACGACAGCCCCATTGCGCAGGCATTTGGTGTGCCCTCGCTGGGGGCCGAGCGGTCGACGAATTTCAGCATCGGCATCACCTCCCGGCCGCTGTCGAACGTCAGCCTGACGGTGGATGCGTACCAGATCAATATTCAGAACCGGATTATCTACAGCAACCAGTTTTCGCGCGGCACGACCGGTGCGGGCCTGATCGTGGCGACGATTCTGAACAATGCGGGGCAAACCGACGTCAACAGTGCCCAGTTCTTCACCAACGCCGTAAACACCCAGACCCGTGGCCTCGACGTGGTGATTGCCACCAACCCCCGCCTGTCGACGGGTACGCTCGACATCACGCTGGCGGCTAACGTCAACCAGACCAAACTGGTGGGCGACATTCAGCGGCCCGCCAACATTCCGGCCGATGCCACGTTCGGTAATTTTCTGTTCAACCGGCAGGACAGTGCCCGGCTGACCCTCGCCCAGCCCCGCAGCAAAATTCAGCTTACGTTCAACTACCGCCTGCGCAAGTTCGGCGCGGTGCTGCGCCTGTCGCGCTTCGGAACGGTGGCGTCCTACGACCCGGCCAACCCCGCCCTCGACGAAACCCAGTCGCCCAGAATCGTTACCGACCTGAGCGGTTCGTACCGGGTGCTGAAAAACGTGACGATCACCATCGGGGCCAACAACCTGCTCGACGTTTACCCCGACCCGCTGCGCGTAACGAACTACCCCACGCCGGAGCGTTACGGGTCGGCCGCCCTCGACAACTCGTCGTTTGGCCGGTTCGTGTATGGCCGGGCCGCTACGCAGTTTGGCTTCAACGGCGGCTATTACTTCGCCAACCTGTCAGCCGCTTTCTGA
- a CDS encoding DUF6011 domain-containing protein, which translates to MKATGQSGPCCSVCGKPLTDPVSIEKGSGPECAGKQKRTELAYRTGNLFANRADYSWGLEGAVIWIEDNNGPKSVTNDMDAVLTDICHELREEVNYKLVMYRDSRGVWDAVSCNVQICESLGTFRQNGKGAIVSGVDFVSLNQTDRKRAKIELYSKAALRKVKPIRL; encoded by the coding sequence ATGAAGGCCACAGGACAGTCAGGCCCCTGCTGCTCTGTGTGCGGCAAGCCACTGACCGACCCGGTCAGCATCGAGAAGGGAAGCGGCCCGGAGTGCGCCGGGAAGCAGAAACGCACTGAACTGGCGTACAGAACCGGAAATCTGTTTGCCAACCGGGCCGACTACAGCTGGGGACTGGAGGGAGCCGTCATCTGGATCGAGGATAATAACGGGCCAAAGTCGGTAACCAACGATATGGATGCCGTATTGACCGACATCTGCCACGAGTTACGCGAAGAGGTCAACTACAAACTGGTGATGTATCGCGATTCGCGGGGGGTATGGGATGCCGTCTCCTGTAACGTACAGATCTGTGAATCGCTCGGTACGTTCCGCCAGAATGGAAAGGGGGCTATTGTCAGCGGTGTCGATTTCGTATCGCTCAATCAAACCGATAGGAAACGGGCCAAAATCGAGCTGTATAGCAAAGCTGCCTTACGAAAAGTCAAGCCGATAAGGCTGTAA
- a CDS encoding CHC2 zinc finger domain-containing protein produces MPLINADFLQKLREQADVVQIIGEFIDLKKTGSTYKACCPFHDEKSPSFTVSPVRQTYKCFGCGKSGDALDFIISYRKLSLPEAATYLAGRLNELVEYDTDNRPKSRFDGIQL; encoded by the coding sequence ATGCCCCTGATCAACGCTGACTTTCTCCAAAAACTGCGCGAACAGGCTGACGTCGTGCAGATCATTGGGGAGTTCATCGACCTAAAAAAAACGGGTAGCACCTACAAAGCGTGCTGCCCGTTCCACGACGAAAAATCACCGTCGTTCACCGTCAGCCCGGTACGCCAGACCTATAAATGCTTCGGCTGTGGCAAGTCAGGCGACGCCCTCGATTTCATCATCTCCTACCGTAAGCTTTCCCTACCAGAAGCTGCTACCTACCTCGCCGGTAGACTCAACGAACTTGTCGAGTATGACACTGATAACCGACCCAAAAGCCGATTCGACGGAATCCAACTATGA
- a CDS encoding helix-turn-helix domain-containing protein, translating into MSSFPERLAIARNKLGLTQAQLAEQIGVKSGKQVIYKWEKGQQEPNLSQLVRLAQELNTSVSWLVSDSYDPNLDPTSDKPVAPPGYVVLPADEVIHMQRELLRYQQEGRRE; encoded by the coding sequence ATGAGTTCATTTCCCGAACGGCTGGCTATCGCGCGAAATAAACTGGGGCTTACGCAGGCCCAGTTAGCCGAACAAATCGGCGTAAAGAGCGGTAAACAGGTGATTTACAAGTGGGAGAAAGGGCAGCAGGAACCCAACCTGTCGCAACTGGTACGACTCGCTCAAGAGTTAAATACGAGCGTGAGCTGGTTAGTCAGTGATTCGTATGATCCGAATCTCGACCCGACTTCAGATAAGCCAGTGGCTCCTCCAGGCTACGTCGTCCTGCCAGCCGACGAGGTGATTCATATGCAGCGGGAGTTACTCAGGTATCAACAGGAAGGACGTCGCGAATAA
- a CDS encoding ATP-grasp domain-containing protein produces MTVCPSRYSNSSKGDNGRSLNLSDAEIEMCIKAAKAVGLEFAGVDLIREKMRKTYVTEVNGNPGTGIVDVTGQNYFADLVKHIETRAKKNEEIVTPVPLPNNERDKEKTKRVKKKPH; encoded by the coding sequence ATGACAGTATGCCCAAGCAGATATTCCAACTCATCCAAAGGGGATAACGGACGTTCCCTCAATCTGAGTGATGCCGAAATTGAAATGTGTATAAAGGCCGCAAAAGCGGTCGGATTAGAGTTTGCCGGTGTAGATCTTATTCGTGAGAAAATGCGCAAAACATACGTTACTGAAGTGAATGGCAACCCGGGAACAGGTATTGTCGATGTAACAGGTCAGAATTATTTCGCTGATTTAGTTAAGCACATCGAAACACGAGCGAAAAAGAACGAAGAAATAGTGACTCCCGTACCTTTACCAAATAATGAAAGAGACAAGGAAAAAACCAAGAGGGTGAAGAAGAAGCCTCACTAA